The Oscillatoria acuminata PCC 6304 genomic interval AAGTGATAATTGTGCAGAGTCCGGAGGAGGCGATATCCCGAGTTAGGGAGATTGTATCGACTCGATAAAGAGGCGCTCAAATTTAATAAAAATCCGCACCCTAAAGGGTGGGGCTATACGGACAAAGCCTGCCTACGCAGCGTCATACAGAAAACCAAATTTTGAAACCCGGATTGGGTGTAAAAAAGCCCTAACTGGGAAAATTTTGAGAAGGGCGATCGTCAGATTCAATCCGCTGCTGAATTGCCTCCTCAGAAATTCGGATAGTTTCTTCAGTTAAAGGTGCTGGATACCAGGTTGCCTCCGAGTCAGGACTGCGACGATTCACTAAAGCATCTAAGGCGTCTAAATCGTCTCGATGAGCTAATAGATAGGCTTTTAATTCGTCTCGGGACATCCGGTCAAATTTCGGATTCATAAATAAACCTCCATTCTCCACGGGACATAACAATCACTTCTAAATTATCCCCTGCCAATGTGCTTGCTTCTTCGCTGGGTTAATCAGAGTCTCTTCCGTAGACTTCATCTCTCTTGTTCGTGCATTTTCAGAGCGATATGCCTCAATTTACCCTTAAATTTCCTCTTCTGAAATGGGAGCAACCTCGTTAAACTGAGACAGTTTATCTGCGGTGGCAAAAAAACGTTCGATGCGCTCTTGTTGGGAGAGAGGTTCCTGGGATTTTTCTAAAGATTTCCGGTTAATGACGATGACATCTTCATTCCACGCCATCCATAACTCCGGGGTGTTTTTCAGACTTTCTTTAAGTTCATCGGGTAACACTAACGTACCATCGTCTAAAATTCCAATTTTTTGCGATCGCATGGTATTCCTCCAGGTTGGGGTCTATCTCCCTTGTATTCCAGGTAAATCGATCTGTTCTAGCTCTGTAGGATGAGTTTTGGCAATGAAACCCATCCTACAAAAGTCTTTCCTCCATTCTATCCTGCCAGTCACACCACCACAACCCTCTTTTAGATTGTGGGTTCCTGAGTTATCAGATTATATGACAAGTGCTAAAATCGAACGGCAAACGATAAGCATTACCTTTCAAGAATTTGCAGCTACCGATACCCATTACAGAAATTGACCCAAATGACAACAGAAGCCGAACCCAGAAAATTAAAAGATTGTAAAGTTTTCGGGATTTTGGGGCGGGTATGCTAAAACCGACTTAAATGGGTGGGAAAAATTGTCAGTCAACAACAGGGAGGCTCCAGATGTCCGATGACAATGCCAAGTCAGCCAGGGAATAGGTAGAGCGAATTCGGGATATTTTAGCTAGATCTAGCAATACAACTTTATTAAAATAGGAGCCAGAACCGTGAGCCAAACAAGTGGAAACAGATTGAGATTTGATGAAGTCTTAGATGTGGCGGAAACCTTATATCCCCAAGACCAAGAAATATTGATTGATATTTTGCAAAAACGTCTGATTCAAAAACGCAGACAGGAAATAGCTGCCAACATTGTTGAAGCTCATGAAGAATACAAAGCAAGGAAAACGCGCCAGGTTACAGTAGAACAGTTAATGTCAGATATTGAATAATTAATTTAGTTTTATGTTCGAGTTTTTCCGCAGTTTAAGAACTCTGATAAAGAAATTTTTTTATATTCAATCAGGTGAGTATTTGCAAATTTTTGAGAAGTATTCAAGAGCGACTGCACTGGATAACCAAAACCATTAAATTTTACCTAAAACTTACTCCTACTAAGCTCTGAAGGATTCTTTCTGATTCAAACTCTTCAGAAAAATTATATTTTTCTATAGCTCCCGTTAGTATAAAAGCTGCCCAGTGAAAAGGATGTGAAAATGGTTTTTCATTAGAAGGATTTTTTTGTAAATATCTTTTAAGGGCTAGTCTGTGGGTGGCATTCCATACTCTCGGATCTAAGTTATCGCTAATCCAGTCTTGTAATTCCTTGGCAGTAACCTCTCTCAGCCAAAGCTGAGCTTGACTTAGAGCCATTGATATAGGTAACCCTTGAAAGACATTAGCATAAATTTTTAGCATTAAAAAAGCCGTTGACCTATCATTCGGTGACCAAAGACTTCCTACTACACTATTCGCCTCTGCAGATAGAAAAGCTCCTTGGAAGCTGATATAATCATCGCTTTGACTAGAAATGTCTACTGTTGCCGTATCAGAAGCAGAAAGAGTTACGAGACGACACTCACTTAAATTCATATCATAAATTTCTGCTAAGGTTAAGCATTTATCTAAATCGACCGAGAAAGGTTTTGATGGGCTATCTCCTGAATCAACCCTTACTGAAAATCTAAACCCCCTAGTAGATTCGAGTTGCACTGATTGAGGCAAGGTTGAGTTAGCTAGAAGAATAGAAGATAGTAAAGGGGATTGAAAGTCAAAAAAGCTATGAGCAGAAATGTGTAAACAGTGTGTAGACTTGAGTTCTTCTGACAAGCTAGATAGAGACAATTTTGTAGCTTCCTGCCTAGCCAAAATGGTATGTGATTTAAAGTAGCGGCTAACCGCCTCGACTTCTATATCTGTAAAAGATAAATCCTCTGTGGGATTTTGAATGGCAAATAGTTTATCAAAATTTTGGCGCGAACGCCCTTGAATGATTTGCAGGATTTGGCAACTGGGAACATATTGAACGCCTTTAAGGAATAGGTCTAAAAAGTAAGTCTCAGTCCCATTGTGTTCGAGGGGCAAGGCAGATATAGGAAATAGATGTAAATAGCGATGAGGTACTACAACGAGACACTCGCACTGGGCTGGCAACATTGAAATGATTTCATTTATATGTAGAATCTCCGCGAGACGAGCTAGATGAGATGGTAGCTGACTCCGCCACTCCTCTTGGTTGCTCATATAATCATTCAAATATTTCCCGATCAGATTTGTTAAATCTTCCAAATCATTTGTTGACGAGCGCCAGACAATCGGCACTGGACTCGCACGAGTTATAATGAAAGCTACAAAATTATCATTCAAAATATACCATTCAAGAATTGCCGTTTCCTCATCTAATAATTCCTGAATTTCTCTAAAAACTATGGGTTCAATACTTTCTTGATTGGACAGTTTCCCAGAGGCCAAAAGGTCTGCCAAATTTCGAGCTTTGCTCCGTTCTACAAATTCTAAAGCCGCCGTATAGTTTTGCAGTTCTAAGCAAACTTCGACCAAGCATTGATATAGTTGATTCCATTCTTCAGATTGTTTCTGTTTTGCCTCATAGCTAGAGATAGTTTCAAGCCGGAGTTGCTCCACAGTCTTCACAGCCTCCGTAAAAACGTCATAGGCTTTTTCTAACGCCCCACGACTTTGATAAGCAACTCCAAGATTGAAAAGGGTTTCTGCATTTTTTTGTGGAAATGCAGTAGGAGTATAAACTTGTAGTGCGGCTGCATAGCAGGCGATCGCCCGTTCTAAATTCTCTGCCCTTTCGCCACGAATTCTTTCAGTGTAGGCAGTTCCCAAATTATTTTGAGTGCTTGCCCACTGTTCGGGAAATACTTCAGGAGTGTAGACTGCTAAAGCAACTTCATAGTGAGCGATCGCCCGTTCTAAATTTTCTGCCCTTTCGCCGCGAATTCTTTCAGTGTAGGCAGTTCCTAGATTATTGTGAGTGCTTGCCCAATTTTGGGGAAATGCTTCAGGAGTATAAACTTGTAATGCGGCTTCATAGCAGGCGATCGCCCTTTCGAGATTCTCGCCGCGTTCCCCTCGGATGCGATTGTTGTAGGCATTCCCCAGATTATTTTGGGTTCCTGCCCATTTTTCGGGAAAGGCTTCTGGGGTATATACTTGTAATGCCGCTTCGTAACAGGCGATCGCCCGTTCCAGATTCTCCCCGCGTTCCCCTCGGATGCGGCTGCTGTAGGCAGCCCCCAGATTATTTTGGGTCATTGCCCAATTTTCGGGAAAGGCTTCTGGGGTATATACTTGTAATGCCGCTTCGTAACAGGCGATCGCCCGTTCCAGATTCTCGTCGCGTTCCCCTCGGATGCGGCTGCTGTAGGCAGCCCCCAGATTATTTTGGGTCATTGCCCAATTTTCGGGAAAGGCTTCTGGGGTATATACTTGTAATGCCGCTTCGTAACAGGCGATCGCCCTTTCGAGATTCTCGTCGCGTTCCCCTCGGATGCGATCGTTGTAGGCAGCCCCCAGATTATTGTGGAGTGTTGCCCAGATTTCCCGTCGTTTCTCTGGGGTGAAAACAGTGAGACTGATTTCATACCCGAAAATCCCAATTTCCAGATTATCTGCCCGACTTCCCAAGAGAAATTGTTGAATTAAATTTGCGAAATTGCCAATATCTGCGGCAATATCAACTGCTCGATCTTCCTCCACTTCACTCAATGTTTGAGTTGCCCATCCTTGCATTATTTGGGCAAAGTTCCCATCCAATTTATCGAGGTTCTGTTGCAGCAGAGGATAAACCACAGAAGGATTACCGTTAGTCTCGCTAGTTGCCTGCAATAGCTCTTTTATAAGTTGTAAATAGATAGAAGTTTCGTCAAGGTTTTCAGAAATTTGCGCCGCAAGATCTCGCAACCAATTAGCAGACTCCTCATTGCCTTCCTCTACCATAATGGCTGCCACTTGCTTCATGGTCATTAGGAAACTTTCGGTCATTAAGGCTTGGTTAGCTTTCAGTAAATTCCGCGCCTCTTCCCTCGGACGAGTTAGTAAGGCTTGAATAAAATTCAACTGACTTTCAATGGCAACAGGAGTGGGAGGGGCTTCCACCTCGGATTCTGGTAATAGTTCTCCTGGAATGGGGACAATAATTCCACCTGCCGATATTAACCGCCCTTGTTTTGGCAATTGACCAAAAAGGTCTCCTGCCCTCTCCAAATCTCCACGCACATAACTCTTGACCCCACCCGCATAAACTAACAACGGCTGAAATCCCGCCTCAACTAATGGCTGTGCAAAGGTTTCTACCAAAGAGGTTAAGCGAAACACCTCTGCTTTATCCTGCTGCTGCAACCGCTCAACCAATGCTTGTGCTAACTCCCGCGCCGCTTCACCGGGTTTTGTGTAGGCGAGTGCTGTCCAATTCTGCGCTTGGGCAATATCTTGAATGTCTGGATCCTCGCTGTTGAGTCGTTGCAACACATACTCTTGCAAAAACTCCGCCAGTTCCTCGAAGCGCTGTTTGCCAAACTGTTCTTGCAGTTCTCTGAGTAACAGATTGCGAACGGCCAGATCCATCTCGTACATCTCGAACCCGACTTCCCGACACAGGGGAGACAGCAGCACCCGCGCTACTCCAGTCCAAGGCGCTTGCGGCACGAAGTTCGCCCAAATTTGATAGAGCAAGTCGGGGGTCAGGACTAGGGGAAATGCCGCATGACAAGCGAGGTGGAGGGCATCCTCACCATTGCGTTTGGCGAATCCTACGATCCGCTCTACGGCAACTCGCTTTTCTCTCGCTTGTGTGGCAGTCAGAGGCTTAAACAGGATTTTTTACTTCACAACGGGTTAGAGCATTGGCCTTTTTGATAAATTTTTCATCAAAGGTGTACAAGCGATCGCACTCTTGGCTGTGGGCTAAATGAAAAGCATCGGCAAAATCTAAACCATTTTCATGCCAGAGTATGGCTTTTTGGACTACATTGGAGTCTCTGGTATAAACGTTATCTAGACCCAACAGTTTCCGAAGGGCCGAACAAATGTCCTCTGGCTTAAAGTGGTAAGCAAACCTCAATACCCATTCGGTTTCTAAAATGACTGTATCTGGGATAAAAACGTCATTATTTTTCAATAATGACCGACTTTTTTCGTACTGTACTTCATCATCTTGAGTTAATAAACGAACGACAATATTAGTGTCAACTGCCACCATGCCACTGCTCCTTTATGCCTTGACTAATAGCAGAATTCATTTCTTCGATGGTTTTGGGAGTTCCTTGATATTTCAGACAACCGGCTACTTCACTTAAAGTTGTTCGAGGAAAAGGCTTTTTCGGCTTAATCAGAACTCCCTCGCCCGTGTCTATCAGTATTAATTCTTGGCCTGCTTCCCATCCGTAAGCCTTCCGCATGGATTGAGGAATGCTAACTTGTCCTTGTTCGGATACTTTGGTAATTTCCATAAGGCGTTTGAAAGTTAATAATTTTCTCTATGATAGCCGATCGCGTTCTCTAGAGCAAGCGGCGGGGGTTCAGATTAACCGCCACTTGAGAGGAGTAATAGAGGGAACTTTAACTGATCGCATCCAAATCAATCCCCAACGCCGCCAGTTGTTCTGGAGAGAGCGATCGCAGTTTCTCCTGCAACTCTTGCCGCTTTTGCCGTTCCAATTCCTTTTCTTGTCGTTCTTTCTGCGCTTCTTCCTGCCCGATCAGCAACAAATCCCCCTCTAAATCCCACCAGCGCAACCATTTCTGGGTTTGATTTTGATAGCTTCCTTCCCAAACTCCTAACTCCACTTGCATCGGCGGAATTGGATAATGGCCGCGCTCGTTTGGTGTCATCTGCTGATAGAATCCATCCACGTAATGATACACATCCAAACTGCTATCTCGGATCGAAAAAATCCCATAATAAGGTGCCCGAATAATCTGCTCGTACACCCAAAACTTACCGGGTTTTGTCACCTCTCCCTCGTCACTCCGATATAAGGGAGTTCTGTCGCGTTCCTCACTGCCATCTCCGGAAGCCAATTCTAACACAATTCTCGGCGCAATATGTTCTCGCCAAATCACATAAGAACGCCGATACTGTCCCTGCAATTTTGGGGGAACATTGCCCACAGAAAACCAATCTGGAGCCTCTGCACCCTTTTCTGGGGGTTCGGTTTCACGCCAATAAATCCCGCAATCTTGACCGATGCAATAATATCCATCGGGATGCAAGCGTTGTAAGGTGGAAGTTAGGGAGTCCGTGAGCAGTAGACTTTGGTAATGAGCTTGAAAATTATTGACAAACGTACCATCAGATTCGGGTAATTGGGTGTGGTCTTGGAAAAATGGGGGTAAATCGGTTTGCGTTACGGATTTTGTCATAATATTTTTTCATAAATTGGCGTTACTTTTGATTGTAGTTCACAAGGCTTGTAGTGACTTGCCTCCATTCTATACCCCAGGGTTGCCAACAACGATCGCTGAGAAGGAACGCCTCGGACAAAGTTGCAGTTAGGGCGATCGCCTCTGCAAAACTGCGATCGCCTTTATCCAATTTTCACTCTCGTTCAGCCGAAACCGTCTATGAATTAGACTGTCCTTGTGCTGCCTGCCGAACGCTCTCCACATCCAACCCCAACGCTGCGGCAATTTGTTCGACACTTAACCCGATCGCCAACAACCCCGGTATGGATTCCAACTTGCCTTGGATTTTTCCTTCTTGTTGACCTTCGAGTTTGCCTTCGAGTTTGCCTTCTTCCTTACCTTCCTCTTTCGCTTGTTGATAAAATCTCGTTTGTTTTAAATCCTCTAATCCAAACATCGCCTTTAACTCCTCTGTAGCAAGATTTGAAACAGTTGGTAAAATACTGGTAACTATTCAGGGGGTAGAGGGAGGAGAGAGACCGGCTCAGAATGCAAGACCTGAATCAAGAACTCCAACACCGGGCGTTCCTGAAACCGTAAAGAAGTGACCACCGTCAGCAAACGTTCCACAAACTCACTGCCTGAGCGAGACCAGGAGCCATAACTCAAGTCACGCCAAATGACTGCCGTACGCAAAGCGCGCTCGGCGGTATTATTCGTCGGCTCGACCGACTCGACCTCAACAAACTTCCACAAGGCCGGTTCGAGCTTTAAAATTTGCTGGCAGGTGCGTGCAGTTTTGGCCAAGGGCGTTTGCTCTCGGCTAGAATGACAAAGGCTCGCGGCTTCACTCAACAGATGATGAACGCTTTGACGTAGCCGTGCCATAGCAGCTTGGAACAACTCTGTTGATAACGTTCCATCCCGCACTCGATGCCACCAGTGGAACAGGCGTTTAGTCTGTTTCAGCAGAGCTTCACCAATCTCTTTGGACACCCCACTACGTTCAGCTATACGTTTGAAATCGCGCTTTAAGTGCGCCCAACACACTTGTCGTTGCTCAACCGCAAATCCATTGTAGACACTATAACGGTCGCTAACGACTAGGCCGCTGTAGTTCTTTCCTAATAAAGCGTCGGCACTGCTGCGAGCGCGGTTGAGGGTCACTTGATAGACCGCTACGTTATCACTGACGGCAGTCCATAACCAGGCTGAGGCGTTCTCTTCGATTGTTGCCATCACCATTGTTTTGACTCCAACTGGTTTCATCAACGTAAGCCGTGCCACTAGCCATGATGTAACTTCTGGCTTCATTGACCACTTGGCTGAGTTTCTGACTGACTCGTTGACGGATGCGGTTGACTGTTCCCGTACTCAGGTGCACTTGCCACAAGTCCCTCATTAGGGTTTGTACTTGATTGTGGCTCAGACGATAAGCTCCACTCAGCAGAGCCACCAGACTTTGGAGACGCTCTCCATAACCACTGGTGTTTACATCATCGGGCAACTGGGCGCGAGTGGTTTGACCGCAACAGCCGCAGGTCAGCGCATGAAGTCGGTGTTCCGTCACCACTGGAGCCACCGGAGGAATTTCCACAATTTGATGCCGGTGAGGTTGTCCGTCTTCTCCTGTTACGGGGGTTTGGCAATGCTTGCAGGTCTCGGGGTGATGGTCGATAATCTCGCTGCACTCACTCGGCTCATATAAGTGTCTTGTAAATCCTTTATGTCCTTTTTGGCCTCCGCGCTTACGTCGTCGGCCTCCTTTCTCTTGCTTCTTTTCTTTGGCTTGAGGAGGCTGTTTGGACGGAGGGATGGAGCTGTTTGAGGCGTTGAGTCCCAGACGTTCTTCAATGGCGGCAATTCGTTGCTCAAGATTCCTCACCACATTTTTCACGCTTTCTGGGGTCTTGGACCAGTCAGCGCGAGGAATTTTGATGCCACCTATCGTTATGCTCTCGTCCATACTCCCTAGTTTACACCATATCCCCTAGTTTGCATCATATCCCCATCCCCCTGAACGGTTACAAATACTGTATCGGTTTTCATTATTTATGTTTTTTATTTTTACCCTAATTTGATATCATTATTTCTGTTTGTATTTTTATCACATAGGAAGCCTTGAGGGTGAGCAACCCACGATTTCTTGACTCAATTGCAATCGTGAGCTTATTTTTTCAGTTTCACTAACACCTGTATTGCGGATTTTTTTGTAATTTTACGACTATTTAGTGAATATTTTCATACAATTTTAGCAACTAGCCTAACTAAACAGAGTCGTTTTCCAACTCTAAATTTTGTGCAGAGACTTCCGAAGATAGTGGTACAGTGATTTGTAAGTAAACCCCAATAGTTATTTCATTATCGTGAAACGTAATATTCGTAATATTAACCTTATCAGATAAACCCCGAGCGTCTGGGAATTCAGTAGGGGTTGGAGTTTGATATCCCGCACCTTCAAGCCATTCGGTGATATTCCTCCAATTGTCTACCTTGCCATTGCTTTTGCCCACCAGACTTTTCACGTATCGATATAAGGTAGCACAGAGGTCAGTTTCCACCCCCTTAACATTCTTACCCAAACGTTCCGCAATTTCAGTCGGACTGGAACCACATAACAACCCACGTAAGTGAAGCTTTTCCATTGGTGTCAGGCGTTTGCCCTTAGCCGATGCCAGATCGGTGTATAGGGTTTCCAAGTCCCAGTGTTTTGCCGCCTCAGCAAACTGCTCCTCATTGGGTGTCATCGGTGGATCCTCCAAAACTACTGATGAGATCCTAGCACAATTCCTGATGACAACTAGGGAGCTACGGGTTTAACTTAGCTTATTCTAGATCGAAGAAGAGATTCTACAGGAGGATAAGGCAGGGGTCAATAGGCCCATAGGGAGAACATCAAGCTGCCGATACAGGCATTGTCTCTCTTGGTATTTTGTGGGGAGGAACTCTTATGGATCGTGAAAAGGTATTACAAGAAGCTCATACTGCAATCAAGCAACGAGTGTCTCGTGACTCATTGCGTAGTTTGCAAAATGCCGCTATACAGTATGGTACTCAGAAAGGCGTTTTACCAAAAGTTGAAAACTGGCTTGGGGAGCTAGAAGAGAAAGATTTCGCGAAGTTGTCACAGACAGAAACAGCCGAATGGCTGAAGGACTGGCTCCACAGGCTCCCATAGTTCCTGAAGGACTGGTAATACCCACAGACATAACTCAACTAACTGCTGAGTTGGCAGAAATTATTTTCATTGACTGGTGAATACCTAAAAAAAGAGAGGTAAGTATGGGCTATACTGCAGAAATAAGCCGGAAAAATCCAACAGCATTTCTTTTTGCTATCGATCGTTCTGGTTCGATGGAAGAGAAAATGGAATCCGGTCAGTCTAAAGCTCAGTGTGTGAGCGACGTGATGAACCGAGTTTTTAGTGAACTAATTATTAAATGCACTAAATCAGAAGGTGTTCGTAACTACTTTGAGATGGGCGTGATTGGATACGACACGACACTAGGAGTTGTCAATCCTCTAACTGGCGATTTAGCGCATGAATGGATAAACCCAATTAGTCTTTTTGAAACCAATCCTCTGCGAATAGAAGAGCGACAGAAGAAGATTTCTGATGGTGCTGGTGGTATTATCGAGACTACTATTAAGTTTCCTGTATGGTTTGAGCCAGTTGCGAAGGGTGGTACACCAATGTGTGCAGCTTTGCAAACCGCTTACGATGTCCTGAATTACTGGTGTGCAACTCATCCTGATGGTTATCCTCCTTTGTTCGTTCATATTACTGATGGACAAAGTACAGACGGAGAGCCAGAAGAAATTGCCCAGAATATTCAGCAGTTATCTACTAATGATGGCAATGTCTTAGTTTTCAATATTCACCTGTCGAGTAAGGGCGGTAACAAGGTTTTTCTTCCTGCATCTGCTTATGGTTTACCTGATGGGTATGCCGAAAAGCTGTTTAGGATGTCTAGCTATATGCCAGAAAATATGGTGAACTTTGCCCGACAATCTGGAAAAAAAGATGTTTCATCAGAATCGCGGTGCTTCGCTTACAATGTTGATGACATCACCGATCTAGTTGAACTCTTGGAAATTGGCACTAA includes:
- a CDS encoding Uma2 family endonuclease — protein: MTKSVTQTDLPPFFQDHTQLPESDGTFVNNFQAHYQSLLLTDSLTSTLQRLHPDGYYCIGQDCGIYWRETEPPEKGAEAPDWFSVGNVPPKLQGQYRRSYVIWREHIAPRIVLELASGDGSEERDRTPLYRSDEGEVTKPGKFWVYEQIIRAPYYGIFSIRDSSLDVYHYVDGFYQQMTPNERGHYPIPPMQVELGVWEGSYQNQTQKWLRWWDLEGDLLLIGQEEAQKERQEKELERQKRQELQEKLRSLSPEQLAALGIDLDAIS
- a CDS encoding type II toxin-antitoxin system VapC family toxin, producing MVAVDTNIVVRLLTQDDEVQYEKSRSLLKNNDVFIPDTVILETEWVLRFAYHFKPEDICSALRKLLGLDNVYTRDSNVVQKAILWHENGLDFADAFHLAHSQECDRLYTFDEKFIKKANALTRCEVKNPV
- a CDS encoding vWA domain-containing protein, coding for MGYTAEISRKNPTAFLFAIDRSGSMEEKMESGQSKAQCVSDVMNRVFSELIIKCTKSEGVRNYFEMGVIGYDTTLGVVNPLTGDLAHEWINPISLFETNPLRIEERQKKISDGAGGIIETTIKFPVWFEPVAKGGTPMCAALQTAYDVLNYWCATHPDGYPPLFVHITDGQSTDGEPEEIAQNIQQLSTNDGNVLVFNIHLSSKGGNKVFLPASAYGLPDGYAEKLFRMSSYMPENMVNFARQSGKKDVSSESRCFAYNVDDITDLVELLEIGTKAAMDVVDMDR
- a CDS encoding AbrB/MazE/SpoVT family DNA-binding domain-containing protein: MEITKVSEQGQVSIPQSMRKAYGWEAGQELILIDTGEGVLIKPKKPFPRTTLSEVAGCLKYQGTPKTIEEMNSAISQGIKEQWHGGS
- a CDS encoding DUF6887 family protein; this encodes MNPKFDRMSRDELKAYLLAHRDDLDALDALVNRRSPDSEATWYPAPLTEETIRISEEAIQQRIESDDRPSQNFPS
- a CDS encoding CHAT domain-containing protein, with amino-acid sequence MQGWATQTLSEVEEDRAVDIAADIGNFANLIQQFLLGSRADNLEIGIFGYEISLTVFTPEKRREIWATLHNNLGAAYNDRIRGERDENLERAIACYEAALQVYTPEAFPENWAMTQNNLGAAYSSRIRGERDENLERAIACYEAALQVYTPEAFPENWAMTQNNLGAAYSSRIRGERGENLERAIACYEAALQVYTPEAFPEKWAGTQNNLGNAYNNRIRGERGENLERAIACYEAALQVYTPEAFPQNWASTHNNLGTAYTERIRGERAENLERAIAHYEVALAVYTPEVFPEQWASTQNNLGTAYTERIRGERAENLERAIACYAAALQVYTPTAFPQKNAETLFNLGVAYQSRGALEKAYDVFTEAVKTVEQLRLETISSYEAKQKQSEEWNQLYQCLVEVCLELQNYTAALEFVERSKARNLADLLASGKLSNQESIEPIVFREIQELLDEETAILEWYILNDNFVAFIITRASPVPIVWRSSTNDLEDLTNLIGKYLNDYMSNQEEWRSQLPSHLARLAEILHINEIISMLPAQCECLVVVPHRYLHLFPISALPLEHNGTETYFLDLFLKGVQYVPSCQILQIIQGRSRQNFDKLFAIQNPTEDLSFTDIEVEAVSRYFKSHTILARQEATKLSLSSLSEELKSTHCLHISAHSFFDFQSPLLSSILLANSTLPQSVQLESTRGFRFSVRVDSGDSPSKPFSVDLDKCLTLAEIYDMNLSECRLVTLSASDTATVDISSQSDDYISFQGAFLSAEANSVVGSLWSPNDRSTAFLMLKIYANVFQGLPISMALSQAQLWLREVTAKELQDWISDNLDPRVWNATHRLALKRYLQKNPSNEKPFSHPFHWAAFILTGAIEKYNFSEEFESERILQSLVGVSFR